In a single window of the Acyrthosiphon pisum isolate AL4f chromosome X, pea_aphid_22Mar2018_4r6ur, whole genome shotgun sequence genome:
- the LOC100167455 gene encoding vigilin-like encodes MIKKITNEMGDIVTKEIVLGNVKVRNVIVNLGNKFIQSIKEDCGGIVSLKLPAAKGDNTIVIKGQEDDVDNTIAQIQTMVDEFHTSVIDLKVKPEFHKYLNREKRANIKRIRDLTNTRIIFPIDTDSVNENITIVGKKENVHKAKLEFEAMITDISNVIGNCVEINEKYHKSIVAKFGEFSHKLEEECGGVKISFPKPGGGDKVVHKGSKANVAIAKQTLLDHSKVLENTIKVEVNVDSKYHRYFVARRGEIINRIIDDCNGVSITFPKLASSNDVVIIKGDKTNAEDAKRKIKEIVKDLENIIEVTMSVPPKHHRHFVARRAEVINQISAEYNGVNVSFPQVNSNSSEVLIKGHKDFVEKVKNKINNIVIDLEQRITVEVSIPQRMHRVLMRNRDLLEGLRRDLDVWIKFPEKPTEDQFNHKQEDVNVVEDTDEKCAPSVNDIVTISGKSENCERAKQILIDNIPKTIDLNVPSEYHRSLIGSKGVTIRKFSDDYNVQIKVPNQEQNSDIIKITGMQKDIDEVVAAIKEEMRLYDADKKDRQLRSYEIQMTIEPEFHPMIIGKKGDTVRNLHNKYGVQVNLPRRGEGINENIVTVVGYQQSAEAARDEIQEMVNKLKNVCKEMIYIDSRIHSRLIGSRGRNISQIMDKYHVDIRFSKSDSCNPDLVVIYAREDATQDDVLDCMDYLEMIQQDYMADLVENEARANLKPKTESQSVPNGNHNLQGGAGFFMGNGAPWEKAHPDTNSTRDFPSFAVIATSANTDGTDKTNLPSWGSGRH; translated from the exons ATGATAAAGAAAATAACCAATGAAATG ggAGATATTGTCACTAAAGAAATAGTCTTAGGAAATGTTAAAGTACGCAATGTTATTGTAAATCTTGGGAATAAGTTTATTCAATCCATCAAAGAAGATTGTGGTGGTATTGTATCATTAAAGTTACCAGCTGCTAAAGGTGATAAT actatagtcaTCAAGGGACAAGAAGATGATGTAGACAATACTATCGCACAAATTCAGACAATGGTAGACGAATTCCATACATCAGTTATTGATCTAAAAGTGAAGCcagaatttcataaatatttgaatagagAAAAACGTGCTAACATTAAAAGA ATTCGAGATTTAACAAATACAAGAATAATATTCCCAATAGATACTGATtcagttaatgaaaatataactatagttggtaaaaaagaaaatgtacacAAGGCAAAATTAGAATTTGAGGCTATGATAACTGATATTAGTAATGTTATTGGAAACTGTGtagaaataaatgaaaagtATCATAAAAGTATTGTGGCTAAATTTGGAGAATTTTCACATAAGTTGGAAGAAGAATGTGGTGGTGTAAAGATATCATTCCCAAAACCTGGAGGAGGAGATAAAGTTGTACATAAAGGTAGCAAAGCAAATGTTGCTATTGCAAAGCAGACACTTTTAGACCATTCTAAAGTtttg gaaaatacaattaaagttgAAGTTAATGTTGATTCTAAGTATCATCGTTACTTTGTTGCAAGGCGTGgtgaaattattaatagaatCATTGATGATTGTAATGGAGTATCTATAACATTCCCTAAATTAGCTTCTAGTAATGATGTTGTTATAATCAAGGGTGACAAAACTAATGCCGAAGACGCAAAGcgtaaaattaaagaaattgttAAAGATTTG gaaaatattattgaagttacTATGAGTGTTCCTCCCAAACATCACCGACATTTTGTTGCTCGCCGTGCTGAAGTTATTAATCAAATTAGTGCAGAATATAATGGAGTTAATGTATCATTCCCACAAGTTAATTCAAATTCTAGTGAAGTTTTAATTAAAGGCCACaaagattttgttgaaaaagtcaaaaataaaatcaataatattgtcattgacTTG gaacaACGTATCACCGTTGAAGTTAGTATACCTCAAAGGATGCATAGAGTTTTAATGAGAAATCGAGATTTATTGGAAGGATTAAGACGAGATTTAGATGTTTGGATTAAGTTTCCTGAAAAACCtacag AAGACCAGTTTAATCACAAGCAAGAGGATGTTAATGTTGTAGAAGATACTGATGAAAAATGTGCGCCTAGTGTCAATGACATAGTTACAATCTCTGGAAAATCTGAAAATTGTGAACGtgctaaacaaatattaattgataatataccaAAAACTATTGAc ttAAATGTACCATCAGAATATCATAGATCATTGATTGGTTCTAAGGGTGTCACAATCCGGAAGTTTAGTGATGATTATAATGTCCAGATTAAAGTTCCAAACCAAGAACAAAATTCTGATATTATAAAG ATTACTGGGATGCAAAAGGATATTGATGAAGTAGTTGCAGCCATTAAAGAAGAAATGAGGTTATATGATGCTGATAAAAAAGATAGACAGTTGCGCTCATATGAAATTCag atgACTATTGAACCAGAATTCCATCCTATGATAATTGGTAAAAAAGGAGACACTGTTCGTAACTTACATAACAAATATGGTGTTCAAGTTAATCTGCCCAGAAGAGGTGAAGGAATCAATGAAAACATAGTGACAGTTGTTGGTTACCAACAAAGTGCTGAAGCAGCAAGGGATGAAATTCAAGAAATGGTTAATAAactg aaaaatgtttgcAAGGAAATGATTTATATCGACAGTAGAATTCATTCAAGATTGATCGGTTCTCGAGGACGTAATATTTCACAAATTATGGATAAATATCATGTAGATATAAGATTTTCGAAATCTGACAGTTGTAATCCAGATTTGGTAGTTATATATGCCCGTGAGGATGCCACCCAGGATGATGTCTTAGATTGTATGGATTATTTAGAAATGATTCAACAAGACTAT atggcAGACTTGGTAGAAAATGAAGCAAGAGCAAACTTGAAACCAAAAACTGAGAGCCAATCTGTCCCCAATGGTAATCATAACTTGCAAGGAGGTGCTGGATTTTTTATGGGTAATGGAGCACCATGGGAAAAAGCTCATCCAGATACAAATAGCACCAGAGATTTTCCATCTTTTGCGGTTATTGCGACGTCTGCTAATACTGATGGGACAGATAAGACTAACCTTCCAAGTTGGGGAAGTGGAcgtcattaa